The Zeugodacus cucurbitae isolate PBARC_wt_2022May chromosome 4, idZeuCucr1.2, whole genome shotgun sequence genome includes the window ttttcacagaattacgatttaaaaaatatctattttaGTTAACTTAAGATTTATGGATGTGAGTTTAGTATAAGCCGTAcatatttaaatcaataaaatcttTAAGATTTCGTAAGTTATAAATGGATATACAACCCATTCCAGAACTCTATTAGAAACAAGAATTAAAGGATGGTCTTGGTGGTCGAATTGCCAAAGGTGAAACCGCGAAACCCGATCAGTTTCCTTATCAGAAACAGCACCGATATCAACAAACTTCTTTAATCTCGCTAATTTCGGATTGATTAGCTAGCCAGCTGGCCAGGGTTCCTTCCTTAACTTCCTACTGGAGCTTTAATCTCAAATGTTGTAAATCAATAATAACTGAAGTGTCGCATTAAAAATTTACCTCTAATGGttatttattttggtaaatGCATTATCTACAAATTACGCTCGAATCTATTTACGCCTAAAGACGTGACGATTGATAACCGTTCTCGAGTTTGTTAAAAGTGATTAGATTATAACCAGGAAAACCCCATAAAGATagtaagaaattaataaatttcattttcgttaATTGAAATCAAGGTCAATAAAAGAAAGGTTGGGAAAAAGATAAATGTGCTCGGATCAACAAACTGTTATGTGACGTCACAAATTTGATAAGGCAAACTACACAATTTTCTAGTTTTTTCCGGCTAATACAAATCcacttaaaaaatttttgaaaccagAATCCATACAGGAAGGATAagatctttaaatatatatttaaaatgtcatTTTCTTATTATTCCTGTATCTGGTACTAACAACTAGTACTCTTCCAAAGTAATTAAAACGAGACTGGATGAAAGTGAGAGAGATACAAACTGAGCTGAAGAGGGTAGATAACATTATTAGAGATTATTAAACAGCGTCGATGTCACACTTTTCATCGTATTTGCTAATTGTACGAATTGATAGTCTCAGTATGTGTTTATTACTAAGATGATCTAAGTTTGTTGGTATGTTTAGTATTCATCTCTTCTGATTACGTTAAAATTTGAACAGCCaccaattaaaaaagtaaattagaTAACCAAATACTTCAGTTGAAAAAAACAATATCCCATAGATAAGTTGGAGTAAGTCTATATTAGAAATAAACACTTCAGCATATTCAGACTGAAGATTtctaaaattaacataatttcaaCACTTACAAATAAATGGGCAAAATAGATAAATGAACACACTATAAATACCGTTAGTCCAAATACATCCCAATTCATTGCTTACTTGAGTTTAGCACAATGaagtttataatttgttttgcaCTTACTTTGGCGTTCACCTCGGCCTTTGTGGTACCAGAACATGGCCCTGGTGGTCGAATTACCAAAGGCGAAACTGCAAAACCCGATCAGTTTCCTTATCAAGTTGGACTACAATTTTATAGCGGAACTGAAAACAATGGCTGGTGCGGTGGTTCCATAATTAGCAACAACTGGATATTGACTGCGGCTCACTGTACCGTTGGGTATGTTCAAGAGAATGTGTAAATAATAAGACTCGAGAAtataattttgcttaaaatttcaGTTCCACATCGGTCACTGTCTATCTAGGTAGCAATGTACGCGCAAATCCCAGGGTTACACGTACAGCCCAGCAAGCGGACATCATCGCTCATCCTGGCTTTAACTTCCAAAGTTTGCAACATGATCTGGCTGTAATCAAAATTGACCCAATAGAATATGCCGAAGATATTCAACGTGTACGCTTGCCTACTAAAGCTTCTTTGTATTCCAATCTCGTGGGTGAACGCGCCATCATTGCTGGTTGGGGACTCGATTCGGCTGGTACACAACCCACAAATTTACAATATGCCGAGCTAAATATTATCTCCAATGCGGTGTGCCAGTACACTTTCAATCAATATATTGATCCAACTAAAATTTGTGTAGCTACACAAAATGGCGAATCAACTTGTGATGGTGATTCTGGTGGTCCTCTAGTTTTGGCTTCGTCTCACGTGCAAATCGGTATTGTGTCATTCGGCTCATGGCAGGGTTGCAGTGCTCCAGCTCCGGATGTCTTCACCCGTGTAACTAGCTACTTGGATTGGATTGAAGAGATCACTGGTGTCAGtgattagaaaatatttctgtaCTGCTtgatgtacaaatgtatgttgaATTTTCGTAcgtaattaaatcaaatttgtatgaataaaagtaaatatatttattgagtaaatattttgattttttggtttgaagGTGGTTTATTAAACGTTTTATCGATTAATAAATTAGTTTGAACAAATGgtgaaaacaaaactaaaaatagaaaacaagacGAAAATCGTTACCGTACGTATACTTATGTGAGCCTGTGTAGTCTGTTTTATCAGAGTCTATTTGTCTTTATTCGCCCAATCCTACTCCTTGTACACTGGTGATCGCGTTATTGCTTCCGGTTGGGGCCTTACTTCCGATTCCAGCAATTCTGTCAGCGACCATTTGATGTACGCCGAGTTAGAAGTTGTTTCAAATTCAGTATGCAAAAAGACCTACTGCTCTGCAGCGGTTAAGGAGTCAAATATCTGTGTCAGCACTCCTCGTGGTGTGTCTACCTGCAGTGGTGACTCTGGTGGTCCATTGGTTTTGGAATCCTCCAAGATCCAAGTTGGTTTGACTTCTTATGGTGCCGGTTGCGAATTGGGTCACCCAGCCGCATTCACCCGTGTTACCAGCTACTTGGAATGGATCAAGGAGCACACTGGTGTTGAATACTAAAGCACTTTAATGTACATATTAGTATAGTAATATACTTGTGTATTTGTTATGTTTGTAGTATTATTAAAGTTTATTAGTTGTATTtgacgtttattttattttaaaaatatgattcTTAATTCTAAATCAACTTATGAAAGGGTCTTAAAAAAGATAAGCGATTGGTATGTAGGCATCATATGATCGTGTTATGATTAGACCTACTTTTTTCTGAGTTCTCCCATCTATTTATATAGCTTATCGGAAATTGTTATACTTTGGAATGtcctaaaaaattatatttctagaAAGTAATAGTGAGCTTATGATCTTATTGTGCTTTTTTCCTTTACTTGGGATTTGGTTTAAATTTTCGCCTCTTAATGAATATAGAATTTAAAGACACCACGAactattaataataatgttCTTCTACAGCCAAACTTAGACCTACGCAGaactcttatatgtatatgtgatatCAAAATCTTAAGAAACTTGTTGTATAAATAAGTGCCAGTACTTGAGAtatattaattgtataaaataaaaactaaagatTAACAGTTGCAGAATATAAGTAATCCGATGTTTCTTTGAGCAATGTGCCAATTGTTAATTGATCGCTCAGAAAATATGAAGATTTGATCGTTCTTGCATGATGTATTGTGGTGTATTCTCGTGTTGGCAGTCCAGTATTAGCCGATATCTATGAAGCTAATGGACATACTAGTAGCAAAAGAGTTGCCTTGTATTtctactttttatataaatatggtgAAGAGACTGGATGATTCAACAAGTTTTGAGTCGTATTCATACGCCTACATAATGGtgtctaaatacatacatatatgtttcacAGAATTACGATTtagaaaatatcaattttagttAACTTAAGATCTATGGATGTGAGTTTATTATAAGCCGTACATAtttcaatcaataaaatttttaaggcTTCTTAAGTTATAAATGGATATACAACCCATTCCAGAACTCTATTAGAAACAGCACCGATATCAACAAACTTATTTATTCTTGCTAATTTGCGATTGATTAGCTAGCCAGCTGGTCAGGGTTCCTTCCTTAACTTCCTACTGGAGCTTTAATCTCAAATGTTGTAAATCAATAATAACTGAAGTGCCGCATTAAAAATTTACCTCTAATGGttatttattttggtaaatGCATTATCTACAAATTACGCTCGAATCTATTTACGCCTAAAGACGTGACGATTGATAACCGTTCTCGAATTTGTTAAAAGTGATTAGATTATAACCAGGAAAACCCCATAAAGATagtaagaaattaataaatttcattttcgttaATTGAAATCAAGGTCAATAAAAGAAAAGTTGGGAAAAAGATAAATGTGCTCGGATCAACAAACTGTTATGTGACGTCACAAATTTGATAAGGCAAACTATACAATTTTCTAGTTTTTTCGGACTAATACAAatccacttaaaatttttttggaaccaGATTCCATACAGAAAGGATAAGatcttgaaatatatatttaaaatgccaTTTTCTTATTATTCCTGTATCTGGTACTAACAACTAGTACTCTTCTAAAGTAATTAAAACGAGACTGGATGAAAGTGAGAGAGATACAAACTGAGCTGAAGAGGGTAGATAACATTATTAGAGATTATTAAACAGCGTCGATGTCACACTTTTCATCGTATTTGCTAATTGTACGAATTGATAGTCTCAGTATGTGTTTATTACTAAGATGATCTAAGTTTGTTGGTATGTTTAGTATTCATCTCTTCTGATTACGTTAAAATTTGAACAGCCaccaattaaaaaagtaaattagaTAACCAAATACTTCAGTTGAAAAAAACAATATCCCATAGATAAGTTGGAGTAAGTCTATATTAGAAATAAACACTTCAGCATATTCAGACTGAAGATTtctaaaattaacataatttcaaCACTTACAAATAAATGGGCAAAATAGATAAATGAACACACTATAAATACCGTTAGTCCAAATACATCCCATTTCATTGCTTACTTGAGTTTAGCACAATGaagtttataatttgttttgcaCTTACTTTGGCGTTCACCTCGGCCTTTGTGGTACCAGAATATGGCCCTGGTGGTCGAATTACTAAAGGCGAAACTGCAAAACCCGATCAGTTTCCTTATCAAGTTGGACTACAATTTTATAACGGAACTGAAAACAATGGCTGGTGCGGTGGTTCCATAATTAGCAACAACTGGATATTGACTGCGGCTCACTGTACCGTTGGGTATGTTCAAGAGAATGTGTAAATAATAAGACTCGAGAAtataattttgcttaaaatttcaGTTCCACATCGGTCACTGTCTATCTAGGTAGCAATGTACGCGCAAATCCCAGGGTTACACGTACAGCCCAGCAAGCGGACATCATCGCTCATCCTGGCTTTAACTTCCAAAGTTTGCAACATGATCTGGCTGTAATCAAAATTGACCCAATAGAATATGCCGAAGATATTCAACGTGTACGCTTGCCTACTAAACCTTGTTTGTATTCTAATCTCGTGGGTGAACGCGCCATCATTGCTGGTTGGGGACTCGATTCGGCTGGTACACAACCCACAAATTTACAGTATGCCGAGCTAAATATAATCTCCAATGCGTTGTGCCGGAAAACTTTCAATCAATATATTGATCCAACTAAAATTTGTGTAGCTACACAAAATGGCGAATCAACTTGTGATGGTGATTCTGGTGGTCCTCTAGTTTTGGCTTCGTCTCGCGTGCAAATCGGTATTGTGTCATTCGGGTCTTCGCTGGGTTGCAGTTCTCCAGCACCGGATGTATTCACCCGTGTAACTAGTTACATGGACTGGATTAAGGAGACCACTGGTGTCAGtgattagaaaatatttctgtaCTGCttgatatacaaatgtatgttgaATTTTCGTAcgtaattaaatcaaatttgtatgaataaaagtaaatatatttattgagtaaatattttgattttttggattGAAGGTGGTTTATTAAACGTTTTATCGATTAATAAATTAGTTTGAACAAATGGTGAAAACAAAACaacgtttttcatatttttttaaatattggacGAAAATCGTTACCGTACGTATACTTATATGAGCCTGTGTAGTCTGTTTTGTCAGAGTCTATTTGTCTTTATTCGAAACATATCTAAGTTTAGGTCTACCACTTCAATAAttgtaaatctaaaaaaaaacggTGTTTATCACTTTTCCAGCCCGCCTTAACCTTCGCTGGTTTGACTATTTCTTGGTCTATCATGAGTACTagtagatgtacatatgtatcaacgatatagaaacttttgcgtcgCTCAATTAAACAGCTTATAACACTATCGTGAAGTGGACTCACGGTTGCCATTGTTATCCGAAGTGAAACCAATTTCTGACGGCTACCAATCGAATGACCGACCGATATATAatattggtgaaaatgagtgtgATCACACTCTTCTTAGTTAGGAGAAAAAGCAAAATACatacagacgatggaacgatgagctgtacgagttatacgacgacattgacatagttcagcgaataaaaagactgcggctacgctggcgaggtcatgttgtccgaatggacgaaaacactccagccctgaaagtgttcgatgcagtacccgccggaggaagccgaggaaggggaaggcctccactccgttggagggaccaggtggagagcgacctggttacacttgggatctccaactggcgccgaactgcgaaggagagagagaggtggtgcactatcgtcgattcggctataaccggctaaacggttgcaacgccaatcacatacatccatacattttatttttatactctcgcaacaaaattgctgaagagagtattatagttttgttcacataacggttgtttgtgtcaccaagaaataaaatagttaaatatgcggttaaatatatgtaaatgatcaggatgacgaatggagttgaaatccggatgtctgtccgtccgtccatgcaagcgataacttgaatattcctattttcattattaggccagaaatatatatagcagccctcgtatatataaccctttatATAACTCGCATAGTTTTATGACttccaaacaaccgttatgtggacaaaactataatactatattagaaacttttgttgcgagagtataaaaaatcgatACCCCAAAAGATACCGCTATAAAATGTTGCCAAATATGAGTACACTTGAAATTTTTGCATGATAAGTTGTGAGTGGCCGCAGGTGCATAACTCTATTTGTTAACTGTTTATCGTTGGACACCCCAACGATATTTGAATATTGCAACTCATACAttaagaaagcaaatatttgctgTTTTTATGATATTCctgaatataaacaaaatttaactgTCACTTTCTAAAAAATCTAATAAGATAATCAAATACTTAGACAACAAAAGTCAATGTTCCattgttaatatataatatgtatatattaacaaatatgAACTT containing:
- the LOC105213773 gene encoding serine protease 1, which encodes MKFIICFALTLAFTSAFVVPEHGPGGRITKGETAKPDQFPYQVGLQFYSGTENNGWCGGSIISNNWILTAAHCTVGSTSVTVYLGSNVRANPRVTRTAQQADIIAHPGFNFQSLQHDLAVIKIDPIEYAEDIQRVRLPTKASLYSNLVGERAIIAGWGLDSAGTQPTNLQYAELNIISNAVCQYTFNQYIDPTKICVATQNGESTCDGDSGGPLVLASSHVQIGIVSFGSWQGCSAPAPDVFTRVTSYLDWIEEITGVSD
- the LOC128921351 gene encoding serine protease 1-like, with amino-acid sequence MKFIICFALTLAFTSAFVVPEYGPGGRITKGETAKPDQFPYQVGLQFYNGTENNGWCGGSIISNNWILTAAHCTVGSTSVTVYLGSNVRANPRVTRTAQQADIIAHPGFNFQSLQHDLAVIKIDPIEYAEDIQRVRLPTKPCLYSNLVGERAIIAGWGLDSAGTQPTNLQYAELNIISNALCRKTFNQYIDPTKICVATQNGESTCDGDSGGPLVLASSRVQIGIVSFGSSLGCSSPAPDVFTRVTSYMDWIKETTGVSD